In Longimicrobium sp., a single genomic region encodes these proteins:
- a CDS encoding arsenate reductase family protein, whose product MAMATEVQVFGTRSCNETKKALRFFKERRIKTHFVDLKERPASAGELKRFGQKFGWEALLDRDGKHFRGRGLHVAHVSEARIPTLLEDDPMLLVTPLVRSGNVLAIGWNEAQWRDFVKQAG is encoded by the coding sequence ATGGCGATGGCGACGGAAGTGCAGGTGTTCGGCACCAGGAGCTGCAACGAGACGAAGAAGGCGCTCCGGTTCTTCAAGGAGCGCCGCATCAAGACGCACTTCGTCGACCTGAAGGAGCGCCCCGCGTCGGCCGGCGAGCTGAAGCGCTTCGGGCAGAAGTTCGGCTGGGAGGCGCTCCTGGACCGCGATGGCAAGCACTTCCGCGGGCGCGGCCTGCACGTGGCGCACGTCTCCGAGGCCCGCATCCCCACGCTGCTGGAGGACGATCCCATGCTGCTGGTGACGCCGCTGGTGCGTAGCGGCAACGTCCTGGCCATCGGCTGGAACGAGGCGCAGTGGCGCGACTTCGTGAAGCAGGCGGGGTGA
- a CDS encoding DUF4105 domain-containing protein produces the protein MRLSTILRRALAASAALLALAAPVRAQPFAAPAQGDTALRIILLTMGPGDEVWERFGHNAIWVHDPANGADVAYNYGMFDFRQENFILNFARGRMNYWMEGFDAYLTLDHYRMLNRSVWAQELNLTAAQARQVKEILEENARPENRFYRYDYYRDNCSTRVRDVLDRVLGGALKRATATQPAGVTYRWHTRRLVGDGAANVPIYTAINTGLGPAADRPLTKWEEMFLPMKLRDEVHALRVPDAQGRMVPLVAREQTIFAATRPPEPSGPPHWLLGYLLAGLAIGGLIAFLATRAPRSTAARLAFSAVSGTWLLVAGIGGLVLLGLWVATDHAIAYRNLNLFQLSPFALPLAVFVPALAQGKRWAPRWAVRLSLVVAAMSVLGLLLKVLPPFRQVNGEVIALALPINLAVAWAAWRLAGAPRVIAPAGKSRNAEREPVAA, from the coding sequence ATGCGGCTCTCCACCATCCTCCGCCGCGCGCTGGCCGCGTCCGCCGCGCTCCTGGCCCTCGCCGCGCCCGTGCGCGCGCAGCCGTTCGCCGCGCCCGCGCAGGGCGACACGGCGCTGCGCATCATCCTGCTCACGATGGGGCCGGGCGACGAGGTGTGGGAGCGCTTCGGCCACAACGCCATCTGGGTGCACGACCCGGCCAACGGCGCCGACGTGGCGTACAACTACGGGATGTTCGACTTCCGGCAGGAGAACTTCATCCTGAACTTCGCCCGCGGGCGGATGAACTACTGGATGGAGGGGTTCGACGCGTACCTCACGCTGGACCACTACCGGATGCTGAACCGCAGCGTCTGGGCGCAGGAGCTGAACCTGACCGCCGCGCAGGCGCGCCAGGTGAAGGAGATCCTGGAGGAGAACGCGCGCCCCGAGAACCGCTTCTACCGCTACGACTACTACCGCGACAACTGCTCCACCCGCGTGCGCGACGTGCTGGACCGCGTGCTGGGCGGCGCGCTGAAGCGGGCAACGGCGACGCAGCCGGCGGGCGTCACCTACCGCTGGCACACGCGGCGGCTGGTGGGCGACGGCGCCGCGAACGTGCCCATCTACACCGCCATCAACACCGGCCTGGGCCCCGCGGCCGACCGCCCGCTGACGAAGTGGGAGGAGATGTTCCTCCCCATGAAGCTGCGCGACGAGGTGCACGCGCTGCGGGTCCCGGACGCACAGGGGCGGATGGTGCCGCTGGTCGCGCGCGAGCAGACGATCTTCGCCGCCACGCGCCCGCCGGAGCCGTCCGGCCCGCCGCACTGGCTGCTGGGCTACCTCCTCGCGGGGCTCGCCATCGGCGGGCTGATCGCCTTCCTGGCGACGCGCGCGCCGCGGAGCACGGCGGCGCGGCTGGCGTTCTCGGCGGTGAGCGGGACGTGGCTGCTGGTGGCGGGGATCGGCGGGCTGGTGCTGCTGGGGCTGTGGGTGGCCACGGACCACGCGATCGCGTACCGCAACCTGAACCTCTTCCAGCTTTCGCCCTTCGCGCTGCCGCTGGCCGTGTTCGTGCCCGCGCTGGCGCAGGGAAAGCGGTGGGCGCCGCGCTGGGCCGTGCGCCTCTCCCTCGTCGTCGCGGCGATGTCGGTGCTGGGGCTGCTGCTGAAGGTGCTCCCCCCGTTCCGCCAGGTGAACGGCGAGGTGATCGCGCTCGCGCTGCCGATCAACCTGGCCGTCGCGTGGGCCGCGTGGCGGCTGGCCGGCGCGCCGCGCGTGATCGCGCCCGCGGGGAAGTCGCGGAACGCGGAGCGGGAGCCGGTGGCGGCGTAG
- a CDS encoding competence/damage-inducible protein A, with translation MKAAFLAIGDEIVGGLTTDTNSGFIAGELRAVGVEPVGGFSVTDDEDGIARTLERALEDADLVVCTGGLGPTADDLTTAVVARVAGRGLVLDEASLAHIEARFRMRGFDMPPNNRKQALFPDGATIIPNPNGTAPGFVVRVDRSGHERWVACFPGVPRETRAMVRDWLVPWVAARQPDRRFLSRTYSTFGLTESRLDELLAGVVAADEARLAFRAAFPRIQARLTVAGAPGDDLEGRLDALEARVRERLGHHLFAVGDEGMEETVGRLLRERGLTLAVAESCTGGRIGDWVTNVAGSSAYFLLGVATYSNEAKEKVIGVRAETLAAHGAVSTQTAEEMAQGVRRLAGADVGLSTTGIAGPGGGTPEKPVGTVCVGLAWEGGVWSRRYDLGDRGRDWIKGTTAQVALDRVRRWLLGAMD, from the coding sequence ATGAAAGCCGCATTCCTGGCCATCGGCGACGAGATCGTCGGGGGGCTGACGACGGACACGAACTCCGGCTTCATCGCGGGCGAGCTGCGCGCCGTCGGCGTGGAGCCCGTGGGCGGTTTCTCGGTGACGGACGACGAGGACGGCATCGCGCGGACGCTGGAGCGCGCGCTGGAGGACGCCGACCTGGTCGTCTGCACCGGTGGCCTGGGGCCCACGGCGGACGACCTGACGACGGCGGTCGTGGCGCGCGTGGCGGGGCGCGGGCTGGTGCTGGACGAGGCGTCGCTCGCGCACATCGAGGCGCGCTTCCGCATGCGCGGCTTCGACATGCCGCCCAACAACCGCAAGCAGGCGCTCTTTCCCGACGGCGCCACCATCATCCCCAATCCCAACGGCACCGCGCCGGGCTTTGTCGTCCGCGTCGACCGCAGCGGGCACGAGCGGTGGGTGGCGTGCTTCCCCGGCGTCCCGCGCGAGACGCGCGCGATGGTGCGCGACTGGCTGGTGCCGTGGGTGGCCGCGCGGCAGCCGGACCGCCGCTTCCTGTCGCGCACCTACAGCACCTTCGGGCTCACCGAGAGCAGGCTGGACGAGCTGCTGGCCGGCGTGGTCGCCGCGGACGAGGCGCGGCTGGCGTTCCGGGCCGCGTTCCCGCGCATCCAGGCGCGCCTGACCGTCGCCGGCGCCCCCGGCGACGACCTGGAGGGGCGATTGGACGCGCTGGAGGCCCGCGTCCGCGAGCGCCTGGGCCACCACCTGTTCGCCGTGGGCGACGAGGGGATGGAGGAAACCGTCGGCCGCCTGCTGCGCGAGCGCGGGCTGACGCTGGCCGTCGCCGAATCGTGCACCGGCGGCCGCATCGGCGACTGGGTGACGAACGTGGCCGGCAGCTCCGCCTACTTCCTCCTGGGCGTGGCGACGTACTCGAACGAAGCGAAGGAGAAGGTGATCGGCGTCCGCGCGGAGACGCTGGCCGCGCACGGCGCCGTCAGCACGCAGACGGCGGAGGAGATGGCGCAGGGCGTCCGCCGCCTGGCTGGCGCGGACGTCGGGCTGTCGACCACGGGGATCGCCGGGCCGGGCGGCGGCACGCCGGAGAAGCCGGTGGGCACCGTCTGCGTGGGGCTGGCGTGGGAGGGCGGCGTGTGGTCGCGCCGCTACGACCTGGGCGACCGCGGCCGCGACTGGATCAAGGGCACCACCGCCCAGGTCGCCCTCGACCGCGTCCGCCGCTGGCTTCTGGGGGCGATGGATTGA
- a CDS encoding SDR family oxidoreductase translates to MPVFRDDLLAGKTVLVTGGGSGLGLSMSKKFAALGANVAITGRSAERLEGAAGEIGPADRVATHPCDVRDFASVEAMVAAAAERFGGIDILINNAAGNFLATTEDLTPNGFNAVVSTVLNGTFHATLAVGRRMIERKAGGSILNIVTTYAWTGSAFVVPSACAKAGVLAMTRSLAVEWATYGIRSNAIAPGPFPTEGAWNALMPTPELEAEAKARIPMGRFGQHEELANLAAFLVSDAAPYINGEVVTIDGGEWIASGGEFNGLTRMPRETVKGALKAMRGK, encoded by the coding sequence ATGCCGGTGTTCCGCGACGACCTGCTGGCGGGAAAGACGGTGCTGGTGACGGGGGGCGGCTCCGGGCTCGGCCTGTCGATGTCGAAGAAGTTCGCCGCGCTCGGCGCCAACGTGGCCATCACCGGCCGCAGCGCCGAGCGGCTGGAGGGCGCCGCGGGGGAGATCGGCCCCGCGGACCGCGTGGCCACGCACCCCTGCGACGTGCGCGACTTCGCCAGCGTGGAGGCGATGGTGGCCGCCGCCGCCGAGCGCTTCGGGGGGATCGACATCCTCATCAACAACGCCGCGGGCAACTTCCTGGCGACCACGGAAGACCTGACGCCCAACGGCTTCAACGCCGTCGTTTCCACCGTGCTGAACGGAACCTTCCACGCCACGCTCGCCGTGGGCCGGCGGATGATCGAGCGGAAGGCGGGGGGCAGCATTTTGAACATCGTCACCACCTACGCGTGGACGGGGTCGGCGTTCGTGGTTCCCAGCGCCTGCGCCAAGGCCGGCGTGCTGGCGATGACGCGCTCGCTGGCCGTCGAATGGGCCACGTACGGCATCCGCAGCAACGCCATCGCCCCCGGCCCGTTCCCCACCGAGGGCGCCTGGAACGCGCTGATGCCCACCCCCGAGCTCGAAGCCGAGGCGAAGGCGCGCATCCCCATGGGGCGCTTCGGCCAGCACGAGGAGCTGGCGAACCTGGCCGCGTTCCTCGTCAGCGACGCCGCGCCCTACATCAACGGCGAGGTGGTCACCATCGACGGCGGCGAGTGGATCGCCAGCGGCGGCGAGTTCAACGGCCTCACCCGCATGCCCCGCGAAACGGTCAAGGGCGCGCTGAAGGCGATGCGGGGGAAGTGA
- a CDS encoding RsmD family RNA methyltransferase — MRIVRGKWAGRHLTSPADRRVRPTAEHVRDGWLGLVEPELAGARVLDLFAGTGALGLEAISRGAKYADFVETRPASLHALKANVAALHLREKTRIFKKDALPFAAALEAGAYDVAFADPPYRSGQLDRLIETWARTPFARVLTVEHAHDHELPIEGESWDFGDTWVTIFRARE; from the coding sequence GTGAGGATCGTGCGCGGAAAATGGGCCGGCCGGCACCTCACCTCGCCCGCGGACCGGCGCGTGCGCCCCACGGCGGAGCACGTGCGCGACGGGTGGCTGGGGCTGGTCGAGCCCGAGCTGGCCGGCGCGCGCGTGCTGGACCTGTTCGCGGGGACCGGCGCCCTCGGCCTGGAGGCGATCTCGCGCGGCGCCAAGTACGCCGACTTCGTGGAGACGCGCCCCGCCAGCCTGCACGCGCTGAAGGCCAACGTGGCCGCGCTGCACCTGCGCGAGAAGACGCGCATCTTCAAGAAGGACGCGCTCCCCTTCGCCGCGGCGCTGGAGGCGGGCGCGTACGACGTGGCGTTCGCCGACCCGCCGTACCGCTCCGGCCAGCTGGACCGGCTGATCGAGACGTGGGCGCGCACCCCCTTCGCCCGCGTCCTGACCGTGGAGCACGCGCACGACCACGAGCTGCCGATCGAAGGCGAAAGCTGGGACTTCGGCGACACGTGGGTGACGATCTTCCGCGCGAGGGAGTGA
- a CDS encoding OsmC family protein, with amino-acid sequence MPEGVQVEYPVEVVWEGGRRYRGGPAGGPTLVVDGHREAAPSPVDTLVIALASCSAIDVVDYLEKRRTPPSSLSVSVRFSRAPEPPRRLTAAHLTFRVATASPREHVDRAVQLSFDKYCSVANSLAPDTRLEFSVELEPAGVTTPAE; translated from the coding sequence ATGCCCGAAGGCGTGCAGGTGGAGTATCCGGTCGAGGTTGTGTGGGAGGGCGGGCGCCGGTACCGCGGCGGACCCGCGGGCGGGCCCACGCTGGTCGTGGACGGCCACCGCGAGGCCGCGCCCAGCCCGGTGGACACGCTGGTGATCGCGCTGGCCAGCTGCTCGGCCATCGACGTGGTGGACTACCTGGAGAAGCGCCGCACGCCGCCGTCGTCGCTGAGCGTGTCCGTGCGCTTCTCCCGCGCGCCCGAGCCGCCGCGCCGCCTGACCGCCGCGCACCTCACCTTCCGCGTGGCCACCGCCAGCCCGCGCGAGCACGTGGACCGCGCCGTCCAGCTCTCCTTCGACAAGTACTGCTCCGTGGCCAACTCGCTCGCGCCCGACACGCGCCTGGAGTTCTCGGTGGAGCTGGAACCCGCGGGGGTCACGACGCCGGCGGAGTGA